A genome region from Erigeron canadensis isolate Cc75 chromosome 3, C_canadensis_v1, whole genome shotgun sequence includes the following:
- the LOC122592675 gene encoding probable phytol kinase 3, chloroplastic, whose protein sequence is MKSTMARAATGPMLLPEFPLAGDLCALVISTCVAVIELRIFEETAKRGLFDQKLNRKLLHLTFGPIFMLCWPLFSSGWQGAILAALVPGVNIANVLLIGLGIVKDEATVKSMSRYGDYRELIKGPMYYAITITLCCAIYWRTSPIAIAAICNLCAGDGIADIIGRRFGKKKLPYNTDKSFAGSISMAIAGFIASVWYMYYYSMFGFVEKRFGTVVGFLVVSITSAFVESHPISTKLDDNLTVPLSSVLLGTLVFS, encoded by the exons ATGAAGTCAACAATGGCAAGGGCTGCTACTGGACCAATGCTATTGCCTGAGTTTCCGCTAGCCGGCGATCTTTGTGCCTTGGTTATCTCCACCTGTGTTGCAGTCATTGAGCTGCGAATTTTTGAAGAAACTGCAAAAAGAGGGCTATTTGACCAG aAACTAAACAGGAAGCTTTTGCATTTAACTTTTGGCCCGATATTCATGCTATGCTGGCCCCTCTTTAG TTCGGGGTGGCAAGGAGCAATTCTGGCAGCACTTGTTCCTGGTGTCAACATAGCCAACGTGCTTCTCATCGGACTTGGAATAGTGAAAGACGAAGCCACTGTTAAATCTATGAGCAGATATGGAGACTACAG GGAACTTATTAAGGGTCCAATGTACTATGCTATTACAATCACTCTGTGTTGTGCAATCTACTGGAGAACGTCTCCGATTGCCATTGCTGCTATTTGCAATCTTTGTGCTGGAGATG GTATTGCTGACATTATTGGGAGGCGGTTTGGAAAGAAGAAGCTCCCTTATAATACCGATAAATCTTTTGCTGGGTCCATCAGCATGGCAATTGCTGGTTTCATAGCATCTGTCTG GTACATGTACTATTATTCAATGTTTGGCTTCGTTGAGAAACGTTTTGGAACGGTGGTTGGGTTTTTAGTGGTGTCCATTACAAGCGCATTCGTTGAGTCCCATCCGATAAGCACCAAGTTAGATGACAATCTCACGGTGCCACTTTCCTCTGTGTTGCTAGGAACTTTGGTATTCTCATGA